Genomic window (Paenibacillus sp. JQZ6Y-1):
ATTTTGTATAGATGCGAGTATACGAATGAACATGTAGATGACGGGTATTGATTAGGTTAGGTGAACGAGAATAGAGCAAAAAGCCCCTTTCTTAGTTGAAAAGAGGCTCTGCTCACTATAGGTTCCTTATCCGCGAAATGCCGCTAGCTTGCTGCTCAAGCCTGCGGTCTGTGTATATACTTCCTGATATATCTGGAACAGCTCATCATACCGCGCCGCCCGCTCCTGATCCGGTGTATAGGAGCGCGATGTACGTAGGAATGCGGATGCACATTGCTCCAGCGACTCAAACCAGCCGCTGCCGTATGCCGCCAGCATCGCTGCGCCCATCGCTGGTCCTTGTTCATTTTCCAGACGAATCACTTCGGCATTGAAAATATCCGCCTGCATTTGCAGCCATGTCTCGTTCTTCGCGCCGCCACCGATGGAGATGACCTCGGTAATGCTTTTCCCCGATTCCCGTAAAATATCAATCGATTCGCGCAGAGAGAAGGTAATGCCTTCCAGCACAGCACGCGCAAAGTGAGGCAGCTTGTGCGCGGCGTCGATCCCGATAAAGCTACCGCGAATATCCGCATCTGGATGTGGGGTACGCTCCCCAACAATATAAGGCGTGAACAACAGTCCCGCTGCTCCCGGCGCAATCTGATCCACTCCATCCAGCAGCGCTTCAAATGAACGACCCTCGCCAAATGTACTGCGGAACCATTCCAGACTATAGCCCGCCGCCAGCGTCACGCCCATAATGTAAAAGGCGTCCTTTTCGCTATGATTGAAAAAGTGTACTTTGCCTTCAAAATCGAGATTGCGGCGTTCTTCGTACGACAGCACCACACCAGACGTACCGATGCTGCACATCGTCTGCCCCTCGCTCAGAATACCAGCCCCGATTGCACCACAGGCATTATCTGCGCCGCCCGCATACACACGCGTTTGCGCACTTAGCCCCGTCTCATCTGCCACTTCCGCCAGCAATGCACCCGTATCGTCAAACGACTCGACTAACCTTGGGAAAAAGGACTCCGGTAACCCGAACACTTCTGCGATGCGTGGACTCCATGTTTTGCCCGCTACATCCAGCAGTAGCGTGCCTGCCGCATCTGAATAATCCATCGCCAGATCGCCCGTTAGCCGATAACGCACATAATCCTTCGGCAGCAGGAACAGCGCCGCCTTGCTCCAATGCTCCGGTTCATGCTCCTGCACCCACAATATTTTCGGCAGGGTGAAGCCTTCCAGTGCACGGTTTCGCGCGATATGAAGCAGATCGTCGCCCAACTCCTGCTCAATGCGCCGACATTGCGCAGTTGTGCGCGTATCGTTCCACAGAATCGCCGGACGCACGACCTGATGCTGATCATCCAGTAGAACCAAGCCGTGCATTTGCCCGGAAAAACTCAAGCCCTCAATCTCATGTGCGGGTACAGCCGATACTTCCAACAGCTTACGCAGCGATACGATCGTCTTTTCTACCCAGTCTTCCGGGTTCTGCTCACTATAGCCCGGCTTGGGCTGAGATAGCGGATATGCCTCTGACGCTTCAAATGCCACCTGTCCCTGACGATTCACCAGTACCGTTTTGACAGCACTCGTACCAAGATCGACTCCAATTACATAACTCATCTCATGGACCTCCTTCATCTATTGGCATTGCTACGATGATTGGTATGACTGCAATGATTAGCATGAATACGATGTAGATCATCGCCGTTCTAACCAAAATGCTCCCTTCTTCCCTGACGGGAATACAAGGGAGCATCGGTACATGAAGGAATGGGGATAACAAATCGGAATAGGCAGATGCCAGAACTTTATATGGTATGGTGTGTGAGGCAAAGGTAGATTTCTCCACATAAAGACCTGTATTTATGATCAACCTGTTTCCAATTCCTCCATTTTCATTATAAATATAGAAGGCGTTGTAAACACATGCGTGTTGTGATGGAATGCTGGAACTTATTCTGTTACCAGATACTGGTTCAGCGTTGCTTTCAGCAATTCCTCGCGTCCCGATTCGTTGGCACGCGGATTCTCGTTATTTAGTGCGTATTCAGCCAGCGAAGACAGAGTAGCTTTGCCGCCAACCACGTCAGCGCCAATGCCCTCACGGAAGCTGCTGTAGCGTTTGTCGATAAAGTCTTCGAATACGCGATCTTCCAGCAGACGAGCCGCTGTCGTCAATCCTTTGGCAAACGTATCCATACCAACGATGTGTGCGATGACCAGATCGTCTGCATGGAATGATGGACGGCGTACTTTGGCGTCAAAGTTAATACCGCCGCGACCAAGACCACCGTTTTGCAGCACTTCGTACATTGTTGTGGTTGCCGCATACAGGTCAACCGGGAATTCGTCTGTATCCCAACCGATCAGCAGATCGCCTTGGTTCGCATCCAGCGAGCCGAGCATATCGTTCGTACGAGCAACACGCAGCTCATGCTGGAACGTGTGACCAGCAAGGGTCGCATGGTTCGCTTCCAGATTTAATTTGAAATGATCCTTCAAATCATACTTTTGCAGGAAGGCAATTGCGGTTGCCGCGTCGAAATCGTACTGATGCTTGGTTGGCTCTTTTGGTTTTGGCTCGATCAGGAATTGAGCGTCAAAGCCGATTTCCTTCGCATAATCGACTGCCAGATGGAACATGCGCGCCATATTGTCCTGCTCGAGAGCGTAATCGGTATTCAGCAGCGTTTCGTAACCTTCACGACCGCCCCAGAATACGTAGTTTTCTGCGCCGAGACGCTTGCCGACTTCCAGACCTTTTTTGATCTGAGCCGCTGCATGCGCGTATACATCAGCGTTGCAGGTAGAAGCAGCACCGTGCATAAAGCGCGGATTGCTAAACATGTTAGCAGTATTCCAGAGCAGCTTTTTGCCAGTTTGCTTCATTTGTTGCTCGATCAGCTCGACAATGGTATCGATATTGTTATAAAATTCGCGGAGGCTGTCGCCTTCGGGAGCAATGTCTACATCATGGAAACAGAAGTATGGAATATTGAGCTTGTCCATCAGCTCGAACAGCGCCTCAACGCGTGCTTTTGCCAGATCCATACCAGTCAGATGACCCCATGGACGGGAAGCGGTTTCTACACCGAACGGATCGGCGCCACCAGCAACCAGAGTGTGCCAGTATGCCATACCGAAGCGCAGATGCTCTTCCATCGTCTTGCCGGCGACAACTTGGGTCGGATTGTAAAATTTGAACGCATACGGATTTTTGGATTGGACACCTTCATATTGCACTTTCTCAATGTCTGCAAAATAAGCCATTACATAAATCCTCCTCACGATTCGTCTGATTCATAACCGGATGGCAATGCCTGCGTCCGGATCGCCCATATCTTGCGCCAGCCGACGGCTGTTCCGCCAGATATTTCTTGTAAGAAATCGTTTACATCGCTATCCTAACATATATACATCACTTTGTCTATTCGATAAACAAAGTATTCGAACTACCATTTGGAGAGGAGAAATAGTATGAAAATCACCGGAGATCAGGCGCTGGTTAAAAAAATAAATAAATCCCTTGTCCTCGAAAATATTCGTCGTTACGCCCCCCTGTCGCGCACTCGTGTATCGCAGCTGACCGGGCTGAACAAAGCGACTGTCTCCAATCTTGTGCAGGAATTGATCGATGATCGGCTTGTGCTAGAATCTGGCGAAGGTCAATCCAGTGGCGGTCGTAAGCCGCTCATGCTGGAATTCAATAGCGGTGCTGGTTATGCCGCAGGCGTAGAACTGAGTGTCAACGAATTGACGATTGTGCTGACTAATCTGGAAGGCATCATTATTACCCGCCAGACAGAGCCTTTGCCGGATCATCGGTTGGAAACGACGCTATCGCTGATGCAGCGCATGATGGCGCATCTACTCGCTGAGGTTCCTCCATCCGTGCATGGCTTGATCGGCATGGGGGTCGGTGTACCGGGCATGGTCGATGAACTGGGCAATGTATTATTTGCCCCCAATCTAGGCTGGGAAGGTGTGCCGCTACGCGAGGAATTGGAGCAGCTGTTCAGCTTACCCGTTACCATCGATAATGAAGCCAATGCAGGTGCTATTGGCGAGTTGCAGTTTGGCGCTGGTCGTCACGCTCGACATCTCGTGTATGTCAGCGTTGGTATGGGTATCGGCTCCGGCATTATTATCGATGGCGAACCGTACAAAGGTGCGCGCGGATACGCTGGCGAAACCGGGCATATGTCGGTGGAATCGTACGGTCTGCCCTGTTCATGTGGCAGTCGCGGATGCTGGGAATTGTATGCTTCCGAGCTTGCCTATGAACATGCCATGCCCGATCCAC
Coding sequences:
- the xylA gene encoding xylose isomerase, producing the protein MAYFADIEKVQYEGVQSKNPYAFKFYNPTQVVAGKTMEEHLRFGMAYWHTLVAGGADPFGVETASRPWGHLTGMDLAKARVEALFELMDKLNIPYFCFHDVDIAPEGDSLREFYNNIDTIVELIEQQMKQTGKKLLWNTANMFSNPRFMHGAASTCNADVYAHAAAQIKKGLEVGKRLGAENYVFWGGREGYETLLNTDYALEQDNMARMFHLAVDYAKEIGFDAQFLIEPKPKEPTKHQYDFDAATAIAFLQKYDLKDHFKLNLEANHATLAGHTFQHELRVARTNDMLGSLDANQGDLLIGWDTDEFPVDLYAATTTMYEVLQNGGLGRGGINFDAKVRRPSFHADDLVIAHIVGMDTFAKGLTTAARLLEDRVFEDFIDKRYSSFREGIGADVVGGKATLSSLAEYALNNENPRANESGREELLKATLNQYLVTE
- a CDS encoding ROK family transcriptional regulator — encoded protein: MKITGDQALVKKINKSLVLENIRRYAPLSRTRVSQLTGLNKATVSNLVQELIDDRLVLESGEGQSSGGRKPLMLEFNSGAGYAAGVELSVNELTIVLTNLEGIIITRQTEPLPDHRLETTLSLMQRMMAHLLAEVPPSVHGLIGMGVGVPGMVDELGNVLFAPNLGWEGVPLREELEQLFSLPVTIDNEANAGAIGELQFGAGRHARHLVYVSVGMGIGSGIIIDGEPYKGARGYAGETGHMSVESYGLPCSCGSRGCWELYASELAYEHAMPDPQPNTNTAYWVQQALWDEPEAIRLFQRIGEYLGIGITNLVNSFNPELVIIGGHMRQAEPWIAPYVEEVVSQRTLPYHRQKLVIQYSELGEQSTVIGAAYSAISQFLGRVRVSI
- the xylB gene encoding xylulokinase, with the protein product MSYVIGVDLGTSAVKTVLVNRQGQVAFEASEAYPLSQPKPGYSEQNPEDWVEKTIVSLRKLLEVSAVPAHEIEGLSFSGQMHGLVLLDDQHQVVRPAILWNDTRTTAQCRRIEQELGDDLLHIARNRALEGFTLPKILWVQEHEPEHWSKAALFLLPKDYVRYRLTGDLAMDYSDAAGTLLLDVAGKTWSPRIAEVFGLPESFFPRLVESFDDTGALLAEVADETGLSAQTRVYAGGADNACGAIGAGILSEGQTMCSIGTSGVVLSYEERRNLDFEGKVHFFNHSEKDAFYIMGVTLAAGYSLEWFRSTFGEGRSFEALLDGVDQIAPGAAGLLFTPYIVGERTPHPDADIRGSFIGIDAAHKLPHFARAVLEGITFSLRESIDILRESGKSITEVISIGGGAKNETWLQMQADIFNAEVIRLENEQGPAMGAAMLAAYGSGWFESLEQCASAFLRTSRSYTPDQERAARYDELFQIYQEVYTQTAGLSSKLAAFRG